From Scomber scombrus chromosome 13, fScoSco1.1, whole genome shotgun sequence, a single genomic window includes:
- the tbl1x gene encoding F-box-like/WD repeat-containing protein TBL1X has translation MSITSDEVNFLVYRYLQESGFSHSAFTFGIESHISQSNINGTLVPPAALISILQKGLQYVEAEISINEDGTVFDGRPIESLSLIDAVMPDVVQTRQQAFRDKLAQQQAACAMSASTSGNQCNAPKNGEATVNGGEENGTHNMNNHCEPMEMDVDVEIPASKATVLRGHESEVFICAWNSVSDLLASGSGDSTARIWNLNEKNNSNSTQLVLRHCIREGGQDVPSNKDVTSLDWNSDGTLLATGSYDGFARIWTKDGNLASTLGQHKGPIFALKWNKKGNFILSAGVDKTTIIWDAHTGEAKQQFPFHSAPALDVDWQNNTTFASCSTDMCIHVCRLGSDRPLKTFQGHTNEVNAIKWDPSGMLLASCSDDMTLKIWSMKQESCVHDLQAHSKEIYTIKWSPTGPGTSNPNSNIMLASASFDSTVRLWDVERGVCIHTLTKHQEPVYSVAFSPDGKHLASGSFDKCVHIWNTTTGALVHSYRGTGGIFEVCWNNTGDKVGASASDGSVCVLDLRK, from the exons CTCATCTCCATCCTGCAGAAAGGGCTTCAGTATGTGGAGGCAGAAATCAGCATCAATGAG GACGGTACAGTCTTCGACGGCCGGCCAATTGAGTCTCTGTCGCTCATCGACGCAGTGATGCCAGATGTGGTGCAGACGCGGCAGCAGGCCTTCCGCGACAAATTAGCCCAGCAGCAGGCCGCCTGTGCTATGTCAGCTTCAACCTCTGGAAACCAGTGCAATGCACCAAAGAACGGAGAAGCCACTGTCAACGGGGGGGAGGAGAATGGCACTCACAACATGA ATAACCACTGTGAGCCCATGGAGATGGATGTGGATGTGGAGATACCAGCCAGTAAAGCCACAGTGCTCCGAGGCCACGAGTCTGAAGTGTTCATCTGTGCCTGGAACTCTGTCAGCGATTTGCTGGCCTCGGG CTCGGGGGACTCCACAGCCAGGATCTGGAACCTCAACGAGAAAAATAACTCCAACTCCACCCAGCTGGTGCTGCGCCACTGTATCCGAGAAGGTGGCCAGGATGTCCCCAGCAACAAAGATGTCACCTCACTAGACTGGAAT AGCGATGGGACGCTCTTGGCAACGGGCTCATATGATGGATTTGCCAGGATATGGACAAAGGATG GAAATCTGGCAAGCACCTTGGGGCAGCACAAAGGGCCCATATTTGCACTCAAGTGGAACAAGAAGGGGAACTTCATTCTCAGTGCTGGCGTAGATAAG ACTACAATCATTTGGGATGCACACACAGGAGAAGCCAAGCAGCAGTTCCCTTTTCACTCAG CTCCAGCACTGGATGTCGACTGGCAGAACAACACCACCTTTGCCTCCTGCAGCACAGACATGTGCATCCACGTATGTCGCCTCGGCAGCGACCGGCCCCTCAAGACCTTTCAGGGCCATACA AATGAAGTTAATGCCATTAAATGGGATCCATCAGGTATGCTGCTTGCCTCCTGCTCAGATGACATGACATTAAAG ATTTGGAGTATGAAGCAGGAGTCCTGTGTCCACGATCTCCAGGCTCATAGTAAAGAGATCTACACTATCAAGTGGAGCCCCACAGGCCCCGGCACGAGCAACCCCAACTCCAACATCATGCTTGCCAG TGCATCTTTTGATTCGACTGTGCGACTGTGGGATGTTGAACGGGGGGTTTGTattcacacactgacaaagCACCAGGAACCTGTCTACAGTGTGGCCTTCAGCCCTGACGGAAAGCACCTGGCTAGTGGCTCGTTTGATAAGTGTGTCCATATCTGGAATACCACG ACTGGAGCCTTGGTGCACAGCTACAGGGGAACCGGTGGTATTTTCGAGGTGTGCTGGAACAACACCGGTGACAAAGTTGGTGCCAGTGCGTCAGACGGCTCG GTATGCGTTCTTGATCTCCGAAAATAG